The Ornithinimicrobium sufpigmenti genome includes the window TCCTGACAACGGAGCCCTGCCGCAAACGAGTAGCCATGTCGTACCTCACCCGCCACCGCCTCGCCTGGGCCGCGCTGTCGACGGCCCACGCCAGCCGCCGCCCCGCCGGCCTGTCCCTCTTGTACGACCACAGGAGGTGGACCTCGAGGCGGGCATGCTCGTGAGCACCAGCTACTGGGGGTTCGCGGGCGAGTCCCTGTCCTCCGGCTTCGACCCTCCTCCTGCTCCGGGACCCACCACCTCTCGCGCGACCCTCACGGTTGCGCGTAGCGGGTGGACCTGTGGTGGTCAGCCGCTGATTGCGACGAAGGCGGCGTGCGTCCAGTCGCCGTCGGGGGCTGATTCTCGCAGTTCGATGCACGCCTGCCGGAGGGCCTGGGCGGGGGGGTGCTGCGCCAGCAGCTCACCGGTCCGCGACATCAGCGCACGCGCTCGGTCGTCGTCGACCGCCCATTGGGCAGCGATCACCGAGCGAGCGCCAGCCTCTAGGAGCGCGGGGACCAGCCCGTAGGGCTCATCCCCCCGCCCAACTCGGTAGGCGCCGCCGTCGCACACGCTCAGCACGACGCAGCCCACGTTCGCCGCATCGAGTCGGCGTATCGCGTCCGCGGTCACCGGACCGGGGTGGTCCAGCTCGGGAGAGAGCAGCAGCTGGTGGTCGAAGAGCGCCGCGTCGCCGGGGAATGACCCGTGCGCGGCCACCTGGATCACGTCGCACCTTGCGGCCGCCCTGGAAAGCGCCTCGAAGGTCGCGTCCTCTTGGGCAAACGGCTCCACCGTGAGACCCCGACCTCGCCATGCGGCGGTGAGCAGCTCCATCTCCTTCATTGCCCCCGGTAGCTGTGGCAGACCGGCATAACCCACGAGCGGGTCCGCCAGCACACCCAGCCGCCGTACCTGGCCTTCCCGCCGCTGGCGGAGACGTGACCACACCGACCCGCTGGGGACCACCGTCACCGCGGCGTCGTCGAGCAGCCACCGGCCTGCGTCGTCCCGCAGCGCCATCCACGGCACCAGGTGCAGCGAACGCTGGGGCACCACGACCCAGTGATCGCAGTCGTCGGCCAACCCGGTCTCCCGCACTGGTGCGAGCAACAGCTCGTGCATGGCGGTCAGGTAGTCCTTGGCGAGCGGGCCCGGGGGACGGGGGACTGAAGACATGGCGAGACGGGTCTTCAGCACCGCGTTACCGAGTGCACTGGTGTCAAGGGGGCTGCGATCGTCGATCGTGAACCGCGCCGTCGTCACCTGGTGGGCGTCAAGGTCCGGCAGCCGCACGTATGTCGCATCCGCTGCCGTCAGCACCACCACACCGGGGAGATACGCGGGGTGCGACCACCTGTGAGGGAGCACGTAGCGGAGCATCACCTCCCCCGGCCGCAGCAGCCGCTGCACGGACCTCAGGTCCGTAGGGTCCGCGACGCCCGCGTAGCCTGCCCCGACCTGGGCGGACCGTTCCTCCAGCTCCGCCAGAGCGTCCTCAGATCCTACCGGTAGCTGGCTCAGCAGCCGCATCTCCACGAGGACCGGGTCATCTGTTAGCGCGGGTGGGAAGTCGGTCGCCGTGCGCTCCAGAATCGTGCAGAGTTCGTCGTCCGGGGTGGTCAGCAGCCCATCCAGGCCGTCGAGGAGAGTGCGAGCCGAGGCGGTCTCGGTGAGGTGGAAGATCTGGGCCACGTCGGGGGTGTCGATCCTCACGAGGTGGGCGAGGTCCTCCCCGACCAGCTCGTCCAGCCGAGCAGCCTGCATCAATCGGCCCAACCGGCTGCGGAATCGTGCTCGCGGGTCGTGCACCTCGTAAAACGCCTTCCTCAGCCGGTCGAGCGACTCGCGGTCGAACGCCCGGGCACCGTCGACGAGGATCGCCCGGCAGGCGACCGCCCATGCCTCCTGCTGGCCTTCCGAGGCGGCGAGGGCCAGCGCGGTGGCCAGCCGGTCGGCAAGGCTGGACGGCACACCGAGGTCGAGCCGGACCGCGGCGTCGGTAAGCGACCGCGCCAGCACCGAACGCTTCATCGCCTCCTCCGGGCGGTCGAACACGTCGTGCGGCACGCAAGCGTGAGCAGCCCGCACCAATCGCGCGAGCAGGCCTTGCACGTCCTCAGCGAACATGGACTCGACGCGCCCAAGCCAGAGGTCGAGGACCTGGATGGTCAAGCTGGTCAGCTGCTCGACCTGCGCCACCTCGGCGTGCGCCGCGCCACCCTCCCAGGCGGCGACAGTGTCCTCGAGCAGCTGCCGGGCCAGTTCTTTTTGGACCTCCGCCTCGGCCTCGGGGAGGGCGGCGCGAGTCCAGAACGAGCAGTCGGCCGCGATGATCCGTGCCTCCCCAGCCACCGACGGACAGTCCACAGCGTCCGCGGCGTCTGCCAGGCGGAGCAAGGCTTGGCGGACCTGGCCGTACTCCTCCGGGGTCTTTGCGGTGGCGTAGTTGACGGTGAACCGCAGCAGCGACGCCTTGATAGCCGCCTCGTGCTCACCTGCAAGGTAGAAGATTGCCTGCGCGGCTAGAGACCACGGTCCGGCCCTCGGATCACCTTGCGCGAGGGCGCGGCGGGCCTCGTCGTACGCCGCCCGGCCGGTCTCGGCGTTGACGTGCTGTGGGTGGGCTGCCAACCACGCATCGCCGTCACCCCGTTGAACCGCGGCATAGAGCTCTCCGAGCACAGTCATCTCTGCGTCCCACCTTACGGTTCGGCCAACAGGGGTGCGGCCAGCCACCGGGTGAGCGCCTCGCCGGTCGCTCGTTGGGAGAACATCGCGCAATGCCAGAAGAACTCGGTCTGCCCCAACGCGACATGCTGGTCAGCGCCAAGGTTGAGGTCGGCGCGGCCGGTGACCCGGGCGACGCCGTCGGTGGGCACGACGATGTCATTGGCCTCACCTTTGAAGACGCTGTCCACAAGCCCGTCCACGCCGCGAACCAGCCGAAGCAGCCGGCCGGTCGGCTCGAACTCCACGTCGACGGCATACTCCTTGGCCCCAAACTCGCCGAGGAAAGGCAGTCTTCTCAGCCGGTCGTCGTCGGGCCGCATCACGGCCAGCCCAGGCAGCTCCTGGACCGTGCCCGCCAGCAGTGACCGCACCACGGTGAGCAGGCCGGAGAGCGTGTCGGTGACCACGGACCAGGGTCCGTCGGGGATCAGGTTCACCATGGTGGTGACCCGATCCAGGTAGGCCCGGATGTGCCGAGGGTCCGCCAGCGGGGTGCCCCCGTTGGGAGTGGCGACGTAGACGAGGCTGCGCACATCGAGCGGAGCGTCCGGAACGCTCATCGCCTTAGCGACGGCGCGCCCGACTAGACCGCCTCGGCTGTGGGAGAGCAGGTCTACCGCGATCCGACGGCCCCTCGGCAGGTGGACCAGCAGCTCGGCCACGTTGTCGTCGAGGTCGGCGGACAGCGTGTGGTGGTCAAACGCCAGGACGCGGCCCTGATAGGCGGTATGCAGCGCACCGAAGTCGTCCTCATGCAATCCCTGGAAGGAGCCGTGGCTTGAGCTCGCAGTCCCGTGCAGTAGGAGGAGCGTCCTACCTTCTCCGAGCAATGACCAGTCGGTGACCGGGTCAGCACCGGCGGTGCGGAAGCCGGACGGGGTCAGCCAGCGGATCCCCTGCGGGCGCGACCGGTTCTCGTACGCTTTGACCAGCGCCCTGCTAGTCAGGCCGATCGCCTTCTCGACCAGCGGCACCACGAACACCGTCAGCAGCTTGGTGCCCACGGTCGCGACCAGACCGCGGTCGGCGACGTCTGCGTCCTGGGCGACGGCGGGATCCTGGGCCACCGTGCGGTCCACGGTGAACGCGACCTTAGTCGGGTCGGTGGGGTCGACCTCCGGAAGGTGCCAGGTGATCACACCGGCCTCGTCGGCCATCATCAGCACCTGCGGCTGTCGCTCCCCCAGGTCGGGAACCCGCAGCGTCATGCCAGGGGCGCCACCGCGCGTGACCAGGCCGTCGACGGCGAATTTGTCCTCCTCCGCCCGCACCTCCACCGCGTGTTGCTGCACGAACTCCTGCTGGGCCAGGGCGAACTGGAGCGCAGCAGTGGCGTTCGGCTCCTCCACCGACCGCCCGCCCATGAGGCCGGGCTGCCGCTCGGCCGTGCCGACGAGCCCGGGAGCCTCGAGGGTCACCCCCTCGCCCAGGTCGACGGGAACCGACTGCAGTGCGACTGGCATCAGGACTCCTTCGGACGGCGCAGCACGAGGTTCGGGTGGCCGTAGAACACGTAGGCCATCGGCGTCGCGGACGCGGTCGTCTCCGTGTCGGCGCGGAACGTCTCCCGGATCCGGCGTACTGCCTCGCCCACGGGGATGCCCTCATCGAGCGTCTGCTCGTAGAAGGTAAGGCTGATGTCCCGGGCCACGTCGTCGTCGACGTTCCACAGCGGCGCAAGGAAGCCGCGACACCCGGAGACGAGGAACGCAGACGCCAGACCGCCGTAGGAGCTCAGCACGATGCTGGCGGTGCCCACCTGGCAGGCGTTGAGGAAGACGAACGGCCGCGAGGCACGGCCCAACTTCGACCCCTCGATAGATGCAGGGTCGACGACCCGCTTGTCGCGCAGGACGATCCCGGTGTGCTGCTGGGCAGTCAGGCCGACCTTCCCGTGCGCAGCCATGTGCACGACCGCGGGCCGGTAAGGCGTCTCACCCCGCGTCAGCAGGTCGTTCAGAAGCCGAAGCACCTGATCCTCCTCGATATCGACGGGCACGGCGTCATAGCTGAGAATCAGGTGGTTGGCCTCCTCCACCGCGGCGGGGAGGTCGGCGATGCCGGTCACGTTGTAGTCCCCGACCACGACCGCCATCGTCGTCGCATCGACCACCGCGTCCGGAGGGCTGACCGGGAGGGCTGGGCCGAGACTCTGCGGCTCCGGATCGATCCATCGGCCCACCGACCACAGGACGCCGAGCTGCTGGTTGGGCTCCGCGGCGACGGAGCCGTCAGACCGGCGCCCCCCTGGCAGGCAGGCGGCCGGCACGTGCTGGTCGCCCTCCACCCAGGCCAGTTCCCAGGGCACGAACGGCTCGCGGGTGACCAGCATGAGCGTGGGCACCCGGTTCGCCTGCTCCGCCTGGACTTTCTCCCAGACTGCGGCCAGCAGCCGCCAGAACTCGATCGGCAGCACCTGGGACACCCGCAGACCCAGCCCGCGAAGGGTGTTGCCAAGCAGCCCGGATCCTTTCAGCGCCGGCAGCTGAGCCATCAGCTGCTCGGCAAACGCCTGGGCGTTAGCGACCGGGAGCGAGGTCTCGACCTGGTAATCCGGGCGGGCGACGTCGTGCGGCGACTGGAAGAGCCAGTGCAACTCTGGCCGACCCTGCTGGCTGAGGATCGTGACCGTCAGATCGGCCTGGTTAGTGTCCGCGGTGCCGATCTGCGAGCCGCCGCCGGTGCTGAGTCCGGACGCCCCGGCTGTCCAGCTCGGACCCGCGGGCTCGTCGGTGGCTAGGTCGCCGTGCTTGCCGCGCCCGGCAGGCAGCACGGTTATGTCGCACCAGGCGCGACCGACCACGCCGCCGTCGATCGAGAATACGACCTCTATGCTCCGGTCGATGTTTGCCCGGACGTCGTCGGCGACCACCGTGAAGCTCACCGTCGCGTTCTCCGGGTCGTCCCGCTCGATGGTCAGGGGTTGCCGCATACCTTGAGGAAAACGGAACCCGAACCCGTCCACCTGGACCTCGAAGGTCAGCAGGGCGGCCGCATTCGGCCGGATGACCGGTCTGTCCTCGGCTGACCGCGCTTCGCCGGCGAAGCCGACCTCGACCTGGAACGGCGTCCCTGCCGGAGCGCTGGTCGGGCCCGTCACCCGCGGGAAGGCGCGAAAGCGGGCGACGTCGCCGTCGCTGCGCGCCGAACCAGTTCGGCCCACCGTCGAGGCGTGCGCCTCGGCCGGGCCCGACGCCACAGGCACAGCCTTACGCGCACCCTCGACGGGCACCGTGCGACCCCCTCCACGGGTGCCGCCGCCGCCGATGTGAATGCCGAGCACAGACCTTCCCCGCAGGACGACCGTTCCCGGCCTCGCCCCCCGCCAGCCGTCGGCAGTGTCGAGGACGTCTAGGGTGGTGGCGGCCCCGAGTTCGTCAAGCCGCAGCGCCGTTCGAGCCGGGACCGCCGGGTCGGCTCGAGTCAAATGCTTCCGTGCGCTGCCGGCCTGCATGGTGACCAGGCGCGGCGGGTGGTGGAGCCTGTCAACCATCACAATGTATGCCGTACCTGGTTGCGTAGCGACGGCCTCCAGGGCTTCGCCTGCCAGCAAATCCGCATCGAGGACCTGCACCGAATGGAGTCCTCCCGGGCCGCCCATGCCCCGATCGTCCTCCTCCTCGCCCGGCCTGACAAGGGGGCGACGAGACTCACCTAGAGTGGCTCTCCCCAATCATGGTGGAGGTAGGAGCGTGACACGCCGGCTGGTGTCGCTC containing:
- a CDS encoding CHAT domain-containing protein, which encodes MTVLGELYAAVQRGDGDAWLAAHPQHVNAETGRAAYDEARRALAQGDPRAGPWSLAAQAIFYLAGEHEAAIKASLLRFTVNYATAKTPEEYGQVRQALLRLADAADAVDCPSVAGEARIIAADCSFWTRAALPEAEAEVQKELARQLLEDTVAAWEGGAAHAEVAQVEQLTSLTIQVLDLWLGRVESMFAEDVQGLLARLVRAAHACVPHDVFDRPEEAMKRSVLARSLTDAAVRLDLGVPSSLADRLATALALAASEGQQEAWAVACRAILVDGARAFDRESLDRLRKAFYEVHDPRARFRSRLGRLMQAARLDELVGEDLAHLVRIDTPDVAQIFHLTETASARTLLDGLDGLLTTPDDELCTILERTATDFPPALTDDPVLVEMRLLSQLPVGSEDALAELEERSAQVGAGYAGVADPTDLRSVQRLLRPGEVMLRYVLPHRWSHPAYLPGVVVLTAADATYVRLPDLDAHQVTTARFTIDDRSPLDTSALGNAVLKTRLAMSSVPRPPGPLAKDYLTAMHELLLAPVRETGLADDCDHWVVVPQRSLHLVPWMALRDDAGRWLLDDAAVTVVPSGSVWSRLRQRREGQVRRLGVLADPLVGYAGLPQLPGAMKEMELLTAAWRGRGLTVEPFAQEDATFEALSRAAARCDVIQVAAHGSFPGDAALFDHQLLLSPELDHPGPVTADAIRRLDAANVGCVVLSVCDGGAYRVGRGDEPYGLVPALLEAGARSVIAAQWAVDDDRARALMSRTGELLAQHPPAQALRQACIELRESAPDGDWTHAAFVAISG
- a CDS encoding esterase/lipase family protein; its protein translation is MPVALQSVPVDLGEGVTLEAPGLVGTAERQPGLMGGRSVEEPNATAALQFALAQQEFVQQHAVEVRAEEDKFAVDGLVTRGGAPGMTLRVPDLGERQPQVLMMADEAGVITWHLPEVDPTDPTKVAFTVDRTVAQDPAVAQDADVADRGLVATVGTKLLTVFVVPLVEKAIGLTSRALVKAYENRSRPQGIRWLTPSGFRTAGADPVTDWSLLGEGRTLLLLHGTASSSHGSFQGLHEDDFGALHTAYQGRVLAFDHHTLSADLDDNVAELLVHLPRGRRIAVDLLSHSRGGLVGRAVAKAMSVPDAPLDVRSLVYVATPNGGTPLADPRHIRAYLDRVTTMVNLIPDGPWSVVTDTLSGLLTVVRSLLAGTVQELPGLAVMRPDDDRLRRLPFLGEFGAKEYAVDVEFEPTGRLLRLVRGVDGLVDSVFKGEANDIVVPTDGVARVTGRADLNLGADQHVALGQTEFFWHCAMFSQRATGEALTRWLAAPLLAEP
- a CDS encoding CHAT domain-containing protein, which gives rise to MQVLDADLLAGEALEAVATQPGTAYIVMVDRLHHPPRLVTMQAGSARKHLTRADPAVPARTALRLDELGAATTLDVLDTADGWRGARPGTVVLRGRSVLGIHIGGGGTRGGGRTVPVEGARKAVPVASGPAEAHASTVGRTGSARSDGDVARFRAFPRVTGPTSAPAGTPFQVEVGFAGEARSAEDRPVIRPNAAALLTFEVQVDGFGFRFPQGMRQPLTIERDDPENATVSFTVVADDVRANIDRSIEVVFSIDGGVVGRAWCDITVLPAGRGKHGDLATDEPAGPSWTAGASGLSTGGGSQIGTADTNQADLTVTILSQQGRPELHWLFQSPHDVARPDYQVETSLPVANAQAFAEQLMAQLPALKGSGLLGNTLRGLGLRVSQVLPIEFWRLLAAVWEKVQAEQANRVPTLMLVTREPFVPWELAWVEGDQHVPAACLPGGRRSDGSVAAEPNQQLGVLWSVGRWIDPEPQSLGPALPVSPPDAVVDATTMAVVVGDYNVTGIADLPAAVEEANHLILSYDAVPVDIEEDQVLRLLNDLLTRGETPYRPAVVHMAAHGKVGLTAQQHTGIVLRDKRVVDPASIEGSKLGRASRPFVFLNACQVGTASIVLSSYGGLASAFLVSGCRGFLAPLWNVDDDVARDISLTFYEQTLDEGIPVGEAVRRIRETFRADTETTASATPMAYVFYGHPNLVLRRPKES